In the Purpureocillium takamizusanense chromosome 5, complete sequence genome, one interval contains:
- the ISA1 gene encoding Iron-sulfur assembly protein 1 (EggNog:ENOG503P2UB~COG:P): MNASFCLARTAALRHSWCALRPSWSAPRLVAAYHSYSLPTGTASSSPRSADIHETPIAQPETLPRVHETRPPTPPSRPSEIPEQQQGAASAAAHPVAAKPAAPPKNSQPEDVSAAASITESASASTSPTTPSNGTNTSMSTSTTPQPSAKAPKAARPRPKLRARKAAMKLTPAAVEQLRMMLDQPDPKLIKVGVRNRGCSGLAYHLEYVDKPGAFDETVEQDGVKVLIDSKALFSIIGSEMDWAEDKLNQRFVFKNPNIKDQCGCGESFMV, from the exons ATGAACGCATCCTTCTGCCTGGCCCGaaccgccgccctgcgccacAGCTGGTGCGCGCTTcggccgtcgtggtcggcgccgagacTGGTGGCCGCCTACCACTCCTACTCGCTTCCGACTggcaccgcctcgtcctcgcctcgcagCGCCGACATCCACGAGACACCCATAGCACAGCCAGAAACCCTACCGAGGGTACACGagacgcgcccgccgacccCACCATCACGACCGAGCGAGATccccgagcagcagcagggggccgcctctgcggcggcgcatcccGTCGCGGCCAAAcccgccgcaccgcccaaGAATTCACAGCCCGAGGACGTcagtgccgccgcctcgattACTGAAAGCGCGAGCGCAAGCACGAGTCCGACTACCCCCAGCAATGGCACAAACACGAGTATGAGCACTAGCACAACACCACAGCCGTCGGCGAAGGCCCcaaaggcggcgcggccgcgacccAAGCTGCGGGCTCGCAAGGCTGCCATGAAGCTGACGCCAGCGGCCGTGGAGCAGCTGCGCATGATGCTGGACCAGCCGGACCCGAAGCTCATCAAGGTCGGGGTGCGCAACcgcggctgcagcgggcTGGCGTACCACCTTGAGTATGTGGACAAGCCGGGCGCCTTTgacgagacggtcgagcAGGACGGCGTCAAGGTGCTCATCGACAGCAAGGCCCTTTTCAGTATCATCGGCAGCGAAATGGACTGGGCTGAGGACAAGCTCAACCAGCGCTTCGTTTTCAAAAACCCTAACATAA AGGATCAATGCGGTTGCGGCGAATCGTTCATGGTATGA
- the BUD5 gene encoding Ras guanine nucleotide exchange factor bud5 (COG:T~EggNog:ENOG503NVMK), which yields MLSDRSSRTVLYVAPLEIPESQPQDGANGSGHQEHQTNLCSQTPMTPPETPNSSQEDLTPEPLAPPVFHNFLRAFYPFNPGYALSDSSVTLPLEEGDVVLIHSVHTNGWADGTLLATGARGWLPTNYCDAYEPEDMRSLLKALLNFWDLLRSPSVNDNEIFRNQEFMKGIIAGVRFLLERTNCLNRESTIIQRSDGLRRSRKLILSELSSLVKTAKRLQECQRGTLQPPQNNNDIVDEMILKAFKIVIKGVRFLDVLEEERRARAPPAVTVMATVAEESYIPPTPPAERLAFDDQSQSNGSETTSRGTADSVVGSSVTSEPGIASLHPWNKRMSSLGASQSSAIQNRWSQGSLQQGNRLSTGMAHRVSLAGPSPLSRPQHLVSERLNRSHDKFLSHLGSFIGRLHLQSHSQPELALAIKQSATSGGELLAVIDGVCEYNSSSAASLCHVRDAMLGRIQILVHSARDILANAATEVADIILPQDNGILLLAATGCVKAAGECVAKAKVAIERAGDFEFELEGNTLGMDLTILDIAVDERARTPSAMDRSIHLISVAESFQTCESTAQPQKRPTAPAVDKPLPQVPRITIPADSHSRQSTSPVSSRPPSLNEDNASSVASSVSSIRPVLPPLPEVSTTPQPLDRDVADITRIESDAHISRFDALAASSAGSSTTYLSRDSETSMMSQASTRATTPDHILVPRSQPSMSELSTSGSFSQAEEADDVETRLLERTYAHELMFNKEGQVTGGSLPALVERLTTHESTPDAAFVSTFYLTFRLFCTPVRLAEALIDRFDYVGESPHMSGPVRLRVYNAFKGWLESHWKEQTDRDALQLMIPFAEGKLASVLPSAGRRLSELAKRVSGEGSLVPRLVSSMGKTNTAIAHFIPADSPLPQPVISKSQQNLLTSFKIGSGMPTILDFDPLELARQITLRQMGIFCSIQPEELLASQWMKNGGVDAPHVKAMSALSTDLSNLVAETILQYAEIKKRAAAIKQWIKIAHKCHELHNYDGLMAIICSLNSSTISRLRKTWDAISVKRKEMLRTLQEIVEPSQNNKVLRTRLHDHVPPCLPFLGMYLTDLTFVDIGNPATKQMSLGTQSEEDSTGGLTVVNFDKHSRTAKIIGELQRFQIPYRLVEVSDMQDWLAAQVRRVREGDQGNVQVTYYRKSLLLEPRESNPRREAEPPTPVSSGAGSSRTDLFGWMSRDRSGQTPTPAPV from the exons ATGCTGAGCGACCGATCGTCGCGAACAGTTCTATACGTGGCCCCGCTGGAGATTCCTGAGTCGCAGCCACAGGACGGTGCCAATGGCTCAGGCCACCAAGAACATCAGACGAATCTCTGCTCACAAACCCCTATGACTCCGCCAGAAACACCCAACAGCTCCCAGGAGGACCTGACGCCGGAGCCTCTTGCTCCGCCCGTCTTCCACAACTTCCTCAGGGCCTTCTACCCATTCAACCCTGGCTATGCCTTATCCGACTCAAGTGTCACCTTGCCACTTGAGGAAGGCGATGTTGTCCTCATACACTCTGTACACACCAACGGCTGGGCTGACGGTACTCTCTTGGCGACCGGCGCCAGGGGCTGGTTGCCGACCAACTATTGCGATGCCTACGAACCCGAGGATATGCGCAGCCTCTTAAAGGCGCTGCTCAACTTTTGGGACCTCCTACGGAGCCCATCAGTAAACGACAACGAGATTTTCAGGAACCAGGAGTTCATGAAGGGCATCATAGCTGGAGTTCGATTTCTGTTG GAACGCACGAACTGCCTGAACAGGGAATCCACCATCATTCAGCGCAGTGACGGCCTAAGAAGAAGCCGCAAGTTGATACTTTCGGAACTCTCGTCTTTGGTCAAGACGGCGAAGAGATTACAGGAATGTCAAAGAGGAACGCTTCAGCCACCACAAAATAACAATGACATCGTCGATGAGATGATCCTGAAGGCATTCAAGATCGTAATCAAAGGCGTCCGGTTCCTGGatgtcctcgaggaggaaCGAAGGGCTCGCGCACCGCCAGCAGTTACTGTCATGGCCACTGTCGCGGAGGAATCTTACATCCCGCCTACACCTCCTGCCGAGCGCTTGGCCTTTGACGACCAAAGCCAGAGTAACGGCAGCGAGACGACATCTCGCGGGACGGCCGACAGCGTTGTCGGTAGCAGCGTCACCTCGGAACCTGGCATTGCATCACTGCATCCCTGGAATAAGCGCATGTCGTCACTAGGCGCTTCTCAGAGCTCGGCGATCCAAAATCGATGGTCCCAAGGAAGTCTTCAACAGGGCAACCGCCTTTCCACGGGCATGGCGCACAGGGTTTCCCTGGCCGGCCCATCGCCCTTGTCGAGACCCCAGCACTTGGTGTCGGAGCGCCTCAACCGCAGCCATGACAAATTTCTCTCGCATCTCGGATCTTTCATTGGGCGACTACACTTGCAATCACACTCTCAACCGGAACTGGCACTCGCGATCAAGCAATCCGCCACATCAGGCGGCGAGTTACTGGCAGTCATCGACGGTGTTTGCGAGTACAACAGCTCCAGTGCCGCATCGCTCTGTCATGTCAGAGACGCCATGTTGGGGCGGATCCAGATTTTGGTTCACTCTGCACGAGACATCTTGGCTAATGCCGCTACCGAAGTAGCTGATATCATTCTGCCGCAGGACAATGGCATTTTGCTCCTGGCAGCCACCGGCTGTGTGAAAGCTGCTGGAGAGTGTGTCGCAAAGGCCAAAGTCGCGATTGAGAGGGCTGGGGACTTCGAATTCGAGCTGGAAGGCAATACGCTTGGGATGGACCTGACCATCTTGGATATTGCCGtggacgagcgagcgaggacaCCCTCGGCGATGGATCGATCGATTCATCTGATCAGCGTGGCAGAATCGTTCCAGACCTGCGAGTCGACTGCCCAGCCTCAAAAACGACCCACTGCACCCGCTGTTGACAAGCCGCTTCCCCAGGTTCCCAGGATCACCATCCCCGCGGACTCGCACAGCCGCCAAAGTACCTCTCCAGTGTCCTCTCGACCCCCATCTCTCAACGAAGACAATGCTTCCAGTGTTGCATCGTCGGTTTCGTCTATTCGGCCTGTTCTACCGCCCCTTCCTGAGGTCTCTACAACGCCACAACCCCTGGATCGCGATGTGGCCGACATTACAAGAATTGAGTCGGATGCGCATATCTCGCGATTCGatgccttggcggcctccaGCGCGGGTAGTAGTACGACCTACCTCAGTCGGGACTCGGAGACGAGCATGATGTCACAGGCGTCGAcacgagcgacgacgccggacCATATTTTGGTGCCTCGTAGCCAGCCCTCGATGTCGGAACTGAGTACGAGCGGCAGCTTCTCTCAGGCCGAAGAGGCGGATGACGTCGAAACGAGACTTCTAGAGAGGACATATGCCCACGAGCTCATGTTCAACAAGGAAGGCCAGGTCACCGGCGGATCACTCCCGGCACTTGTCGAGCGTCTCACCACCCACGAGTCTACGCCCGACGCGGCGTTTGTCTCGACATTCTATCTCACATTCCGACTCTTTTGTACTCCGGTCAGGTTAGCGGAAGCTCTCATCGATCGCTTCGATTACGTTGGCGAATCACCTCACATGTCGGGCCCCGTGCGTTTGAGAGTATACAATGCTTTCAAAGGCTGGCTTGAGTCCCACTGGAAGGAGCAGACTGATCGGGACGCACTGCAGCTTATGATCCCCTTCGCGGAAGGAAAGCTGGCCTCGGTTCTGCCGTCggcagggcgccgcctctcAGAGCTAGCCAAGCGTGTTTCAGGGGAAGGATCCCTAGTACCGCGTCTTGTCTCCTCAATGGGCAAGACAAACACGGCCATCGCTCACTTCATTCCGGCTGACAGCCCATTACCGCAACCTGTCATTTCCAAAAGCCAGCAGAACTTGCTTACGTCCTTCAAAATTGGCAGTGGCATGCCGACAATCCTTGATTTTGATCCCCTCGAGCTGGCACGGCAAATCACTCTGAGGCAGATGGGCATTTTCTGCTCCATCCAGCCGGAAGAACTGCTTGCCTCGCAGTGGATGAAGAACGGCGGTGTAGACGCGCCGCATGTAAAGGCCATGTCAGCTTTGTCGACGGACTTGTCGAATCTCGTTGCGGAGACCATTCTTCAGTACGCCGAGATCAAGaagcgagccgccgccatcaagcaGTGGATCAAAATTGCCCACAAATGCCACGAATTGCATAATTACGACGGGCTTATGGCCATAATTTGCAGCCTGAACAGTAGCACGATCAGCCGCCTTCGCAAAACTTGGGACGCTATTTCTGTCAAGCGAAAGGAGATGTTGCGCACACTACAGGAGATTGTGGAACCGTCCCAGAACAACAAGGTCCTGCGGACGCGACTTCACGATCACGTACCTCCTTGCCTGCCTTTTCTGGGCATGTACCTTACGGATCTGACCTTTGTGGACATTGGCAACCCCGCGACGAAACAAATGTCCCTGGGTACCCAGTCGGAAGAGGACAGCACAGGCGGCCTTACCGTTGTCAACTTTGACAAGCATAGTCGCACTGCCAAGATCATTGGCGAGCTGCAACGGTTCCAGATTCCTTATCGTTTAGTGGAAGTCTCTGACATGCAGGACTGGTTGGCTGCTCAGGTGCGGCGCGTGCGCGAGGGTGACCAAGGAAATGTCCAGGTCACTTACTATCGCAAGAGTCTCCTCCTCGAACCACGCGAGAGCAACCCTCGACGTGAAGCCGAGCCGCCAACCCCTGTTTCATCAGGGGCTGGGAGCTCGCGCACTGACCTATTTGGCTGGATGTCTCGTGACCGAAGCGGACAAACCCCTACACCAGCTCCTGTATAG
- a CDS encoding uncharacterized protein (COG:S~EggNog:ENOG503NXRH~TransMembrane:1 (o430-448i)): MVGMDLVPLLYHTRQGVTSMQAHEFDSNLHDVVKVTVHIRDTHCTITAPPQLHSVGLVVAQHHATSHIASGAAQGPARASQPHPMEASPLTRQPPPEVFTPKIVELYSSLLKDDEYVEKSEGFWREFFLLRPDRATLRTILADLSPTDVLHLEPQTRDLFARAIDTVKTGQGRAPLHALDTLIIYLSCLLSKKYPHPSSDIINILAGLDHIDPIFSDFVGTLDGIIRNGKDLELRHRAIEVILAVTAGAYQTTLLTYMIQRDLFPSVMKFIQESEVPGQVLEPFTLLGLLANYNKFEFQNPYQLRLNDFVNESTIQRIIECVGYTCQALRADYIDIQDDLPEGWTFSSALNMIGLGAIVPGPKPERKPVHDAETAKQMLAALPGANAAILLATYDFCHANKLFCFNLVTMTDEKTKERPIASFLSLTSYLLQHAHLSNRATYYAHLNLMVLRLVVEDPIICKRICGQESKVPVRLCRQRQPFLPLVKGERVLATCLLDAMIDGINHNLRRRLDVSLYTLCVGIILRLVSYLSRSRTRLVYHWSEFFRSLLSLIRFLTTYTADLKDLPHLEILLDHVVNLVALSLSAGEAFLPTPAAYDDLFYKVVESGDVLTKFKENYGLKSRKSNSIDTLISVSTHYKQMLAEGGSTAKRKKPSSLTTHEVTEVIKQGYETLSIQAKEGLDTWDRFREADERTLLKKMARASVADVRVMVERQIR, from the exons ATGGTTGGGATGGATTTGGTGCCCCTACTATATCACACGCGCCAGGGGGTCACTTCGATGCAAGCCCATGAGTTCGATAGCAATTTGCACGATGTGGTCAAGGTCACAGTTCATATCCGAGATACGCACTGTACAATCACTGCCCCCCCTCAATTACACAGTGTTGGTCTCGTAGTGGCACA GCACCACGCGACATCCCACATCGCAAGTGGTGCAGCTCAGGGTCCAGCGCGAGCGTCGCAACCTCATCCCATGGAGGCGTCACCACTCACGCGGCAACCTCCTCCCGAGGTCTTTACTCCAAAGATCGTTGAGCTGTACTCCTCTCTCCTTAAG GACGATGAATATGTAGAAAAGTCCGAGGGGTTCTGGAGAGAATTTTTCCTCCTGCGGCCCGATCGCGCGACGCTCCGAACCATTCTCGCCGACCTCTCCCCCACCGACGTCCTTCACCTCGAGCCCCAGACGAGGGACCTCTTCGCCCGTGCCATTGACACCGTCAAGACCGGCCAAGGCCGTGCGCCTCTGCATGCCCTCGAT ACCTTGATCATCTACCTCTCCTGCCTCCTATCCAAGAAGTACCCTCACCCGAGCTCCGACATCATCAATATCCTGGCAGGCCTCGACCATATAGACCCAATATTTTCCGATTTTGTAGGGACGCTGGATGGGATCATACGAAATGGCAAAGACT TGGAACTACGGCATCGCGCAATCGAGGTTATATTGGCCGTCACGGCGGGCGCATACCAGACGACGCTGCTCACCTACATGATCCAGAGAGATCTCTTCCCATCCGTTATGAAG TTCATTCAGGAGTCAGAAGTCCCTGGCCAAGTCCTCGAACCATTCACTCTTCTCGGCCTGCTAGCCAATTACAACAAGTTTGAGTTCCAGAACCCGTATCAGTTGCGATTGAACGACTTCGTCAACGAGTCGACCATTCAGAGGATAATCGAATGCGTCGGCTACACGTGCCAGGCCCTGCGAGCCGATTACATTGATATTCAAGACGACCTACCCGAGGGCTGGACCTTCAGCAGTGCCCTTAATATGATCgggctcggcgccatcgTACCCGGACCAAAGCCCGAGCGAAAACCCGTTCATGACGCAGAAACCGCAAAGCAGATGCTGGCCGCACT GCCAGGCGCGAATGCAGCCATTCTCTTGGCTACGTATGACTTTTGCCACGCGAATAAGTTATTCTGTTTCAATCTTGTCACGATGACGGACGAGAAGACAAAGGAGCGCCCGATTGCCAGCTTCCTCTCACTCACATCCTATCTGCTGCAACACGCCCATCTCTCGAATCGAGCGACATACTACGCTCACCTGAACCTCATGGTGCTtcgactcgtcgtcgaggacccgATCATTTGCAAAAGGATCTGTGGACAGGAGTCCAAGGTTCCTGTGCGCCTCTGCCGGCAGCGACAACCCTTCTTGCCCCTGGTCAAGGGGGAACGAGTCCTTGCTACAtgcctcctcgacgccatgataGACGGCATTAATCATAATCTGAGGCGACGGTTGGATGTAAGCCTATATACACTGTGTGTGGGAATCATACTACGACTGGTATCCTACCTGTCCCGTTCGAGGACCCGCCTCGTGTACCACTGGTCTGAGTTCTTTCGGTCATTGCTGTCACTGATACGCTTCCTCACGACCTATACCGCTGATTTGAAGGACCTACCGCATCTTGAGAtcctcctcgaccacgtcgtcaacctcgtcgcGCTGTCACTGTCTGCCGGCGAGGCGTTCTTACCGACGCCTGCCGCATACGACGACCTGTTCTACAAGGTCGTGGAGTCGGGCGACGTGCTCACAAAGTTCAAGGAGAATTACGGCCTCAAGAGCCGCAAGAGCAACTCCATTGACACTTTGATAAGCGTGAGCACGCACTATAAGCAGATGCTTGCCGAGGGAGGGAGCACTGCCAAGAGGAAAAAGCCCAGCAGCCTCACGACGCATGAGGTTACGGAGGTCATTAAGCAGGGCTATGAGACGCTCAGCATTCAAGCCAAGGAGGGGCTTGACACCTGGGATAGGTTTCGAGAGGCGGATGAGAGGACGCtgctgaagaagatggcCAGGGCGTCCGTCGCAGATGTTCGCGTCATGGTAGAGCGGCAGATTCGATGA
- a CDS encoding uncharacterized protein (COG:S~TransMembrane:1 (o257-275i)~EggNog:ENOG503NXRH): protein MEASPLTRQPPPEVFTPKIVELYSSLLKDDEYVEKSEGFWREFFLLRPDRATLRTILADLSPTDVLHLEPQTRDLFARAIDTVKTGQGRAPLHALDTLIIYLSCLLSKKYPHPSSDIINILAGLDHIDPIFSDFVGTLDGIIRNGKDLELRHRAIEVILAVTAGAYQTTLLTYMIQRDLFPSVMKFIQESEVPGQVLEPFTLLGLLANYNKFEFQNPYQLRLNDFVNESTIQRIIECVGYTCQALRADYIDIQDDLPEGWTFSSALNMIGLGAIVPGPKPERKPVHDAETAKQMLAALPGANAAILLATYDFCHANKLFCFNLVTMTDEKTKERPIASFLSLTSYLLQHAHLSNRATYYAHLNLMVLRLVVEDPIICKRICGQESKVPVRLCRQRQPFLPLVKGERVLATCLLDAMIDGINHNLRRRLDVSLYTLCVGIILRLVSYLSRSRTRLVYHWSEFFRSLLSLIRFLTTYTADLKDLPHLEILLDHVVNLVALSLSAGEAFLPTPAAYDDLFYKVVESGDVLTKFKENYGLKSRKSNSIDTLISVSTHYKQMLAEGGSTAKRKKPSSLTTHEVTEVIKQGYETLSIQAKEGLDTWDRFREADERTLLKKMARASVADVRVMVERQIR, encoded by the exons ATGGAGGCGTCACCACTCACGCGGCAACCTCCTCCCGAGGTCTTTACTCCAAAGATCGTTGAGCTGTACTCCTCTCTCCTTAAG GACGATGAATATGTAGAAAAGTCCGAGGGGTTCTGGAGAGAATTTTTCCTCCTGCGGCCCGATCGCGCGACGCTCCGAACCATTCTCGCCGACCTCTCCCCCACCGACGTCCTTCACCTCGAGCCCCAGACGAGGGACCTCTTCGCCCGTGCCATTGACACCGTCAAGACCGGCCAAGGCCGTGCGCCTCTGCATGCCCTCGAT ACCTTGATCATCTACCTCTCCTGCCTCCTATCCAAGAAGTACCCTCACCCGAGCTCCGACATCATCAATATCCTGGCAGGCCTCGACCATATAGACCCAATATTTTCCGATTTTGTAGGGACGCTGGATGGGATCATACGAAATGGCAAAGACT TGGAACTACGGCATCGCGCAATCGAGGTTATATTGGCCGTCACGGCGGGCGCATACCAGACGACGCTGCTCACCTACATGATCCAGAGAGATCTCTTCCCATCCGTTATGAAG TTCATTCAGGAGTCAGAAGTCCCTGGCCAAGTCCTCGAACCATTCACTCTTCTCGGCCTGCTAGCCAATTACAACAAGTTTGAGTTCCAGAACCCGTATCAGTTGCGATTGAACGACTTCGTCAACGAGTCGACCATTCAGAGGATAATCGAATGCGTCGGCTACACGTGCCAGGCCCTGCGAGCCGATTACATTGATATTCAAGACGACCTACCCGAGGGCTGGACCTTCAGCAGTGCCCTTAATATGATCgggctcggcgccatcgTACCCGGACCAAAGCCCGAGCGAAAACCCGTTCATGACGCAGAAACCGCAAAGCAGATGCTGGCCGCACT GCCAGGCGCGAATGCAGCCATTCTCTTGGCTACGTATGACTTTTGCCACGCGAATAAGTTATTCTGTTTCAATCTTGTCACGATGACGGACGAGAAGACAAAGGAGCGCCCGATTGCCAGCTTCCTCTCACTCACATCCTATCTGCTGCAACACGCCCATCTCTCGAATCGAGCGACATACTACGCTCACCTGAACCTCATGGTGCTtcgactcgtcgtcgaggacccgATCATTTGCAAAAGGATCTGTGGACAGGAGTCCAAGGTTCCTGTGCGCCTCTGCCGGCAGCGACAACCCTTCTTGCCCCTGGTCAAGGGGGAACGAGTCCTTGCTACAtgcctcctcgacgccatgataGACGGCATTAATCATAATCTGAGGCGACGGTTGGATGTAAGCCTATATACACTGTGTGTGGGAATCATACTACGACTGGTATCCTACCTGTCCCGTTCGAGGACCCGCCTCGTGTACCACTGGTCTGAGTTCTTTCGGTCATTGCTGTCACTGATACGCTTCCTCACGACCTATACCGCTGATTTGAAGGACCTACCGCATCTTGAGAtcctcctcgaccacgtcgtcaacctcgtcgcGCTGTCACTGTCTGCCGGCGAGGCGTTCTTACCGACGCCTGCCGCATACGACGACCTGTTCTACAAGGTCGTGGAGTCGGGCGACGTGCTCACAAAGTTCAAGGAGAATTACGGCCTCAAGAGCCGCAAGAGCAACTCCATTGACACTTTGATAAGCGTGAGCACGCACTATAAGCAGATGCTTGCCGAGGGAGGGAGCACTGCCAAGAGGAAAAAGCCCAGCAGCCTCACGACGCATGAGGTTACGGAGGTCATTAAGCAGGGCTATGAGACGCTCAGCATTCAAGCCAAGGAGGGGCTTGACACCTGGGATAGGTTTCGAGAGGCGGATGAGAGGACGCtgctgaagaagatggcCAGGGCGTCCGTCGCAGATGTTCGCGTCATGGTAGAGCGGCAGATTCGATGA
- a CDS encoding uncharacterized protein (COG:S~EggNog:ENOG503NXRH~TransMembrane:1 (o514-532i)), whose product MIQRDLFPSVMKFIQESEVPGQVLEPFTLLGLLANYNKFEFQNPYQLRLNDFVNESTIQRIIECVGYTCQALRADYIDIQDDLPEGWTFSSALNMIGLGAIVPGPKPERKPVHDAETAKQMLAALPGANAAILLATYDFCHANKLFCFNLVTMTDEKTKERPIASFLSLTSYLLQHAHLSNRATYYAHLNLMVLRLVVEDPIICKRICGQESKVPVRLCRQRQPFLPLVKGERVLATCLLDAMIDGINHNLRRRLDVSLYTLCVGIILRLVSYLSRSRTRLVYHWSEFFRSLLSLIRFLTTYTADLKDLPHLEILLDHVVNLVALSLSAGEAFLPTPAAYDDLFYKVVESGDVLTKFKENYGLKSRKSNSIDTLISVSTHYKQMLAEGGSTAKRKKPSSLTTHEVTEVIKQGYETLSIQAKEGLDTWDRFREADERTLLKKMARASVADVRVMVERQIR is encoded by the exons ATGATCCAGAGAGATCTCTTCCCATCCGTTATGAAG TTCATTCAGGAGTCAGAAGTCCCTGGCCAAGTCCTCGAACCATTCACTCTTCTCGGCCTGCTAGCCAATTACAACAAGTTTGAGTTCCAGAACCCGTATCAGTTGCGATTGAACGACTTCGTCAACGAGTCGACCATTCAGAGGATAATCGAATGCGTCGGCTACACGTGCCAGGCCCTGCGAGCCGATTACATTGATATTCAAGACGACCTACCCGAGGGCTGGACCTTCAGCAGTGCCCTTAATATGATCgggctcggcgccatcgTACCCGGACCAAAGCCCGAGCGAAAACCCGTTCATGACGCAGAAACCGCAAAGCAGATGCTGGCCGCACT GCCAGGCGCGAATGCAGCCATTCTCTTGGCTACGTATGACTTTTGCCACGCGAATAAGTTATTCTGTTTCAATCTTGTCACGATGACGGACGAGAAGACAAAGGAGCGCCCGATTGCCAGCTTCCTCTCACTCACATCCTATCTGCTGCAACACGCCCATCTCTCGAATCGAGCGACATACTACGCTCACCTGAACCTCATGGTGCTtcgactcgtcgtcgaggacccgATCATTTGCAAAAGGATCTGTGGACAGGAGTCCAAGGTTCCTGTGCGCCTCTGCCGGCAGCGACAACCCTTCTTGCCCCTGGTCAAGGGGGAACGAGTCCTTGCTACAtgcctcctcgacgccatgataGACGGCATTAATCATAATCTGAGGCGACGGTTGGATGTAAGCCTATATACACTGTGTGTGGGAATCATACTACGACTGGTATCCTACCTGTCCCGTTCGAGGACCCGCCTCGTGTACCACTGGTCTGAGTTCTTTCGGTCATTGCTGTCACTGATACGCTTCCTCACGACCTATACCGCTGATTTGAAGGACCTACCGCATCTTGAGAtcctcctcgaccacgtcgtcaacctcgtcgcGCTGTCACTGTCTGCCGGCGAGGCGTTCTTACCGACGCCTGCCGCATACGACGACCTGTTCTACAAGGTCGTGGAGTCGGGCGACGTGCTCACAAAGTTCAAGGAGAATTACGGCCTCAAGAGCCGCAAGAGCAACTCCATTGACACTTTGATAAGCGTGAGCACGCACTATAAGCAGATGCTTGCCGAGGGAGGGAGCACTGCCAAGAGGAAAAAGCCCAGCAGCCTCACGACGCATGAGGTTACGGAGGTCATTAAGCAGGGCTATGAGACGCTCAGCATTCAAGCCAAGGAGGGGCTTGACACCTGGGATAGGTTTCGAGAGGCGGATGAGAGGACGCtgctgaagaagatggcCAGGGCGTCCGTCGCAGATGTTCGCGTCATGGTAGAGCGGCAGATTCGATGA